One genomic window of Salvia miltiorrhiza cultivar Shanhuang (shh) chromosome 4, IMPLAD_Smil_shh, whole genome shotgun sequence includes the following:
- the LOC131021477 gene encoding cysteine proteinase mucunain-like, producing MPMLIAALFIFSLAAASTTQATVRSDEQVKGLYEEWLARHGKAYNGIGEKDRRFDVFKDNLKFIDEHNTANRSYKVGLNQFADLTNDEYRSIYLATRIDAQRRFVKSKNASPRYLFRAGDRLPESVDWRKRGAVAPIKNQGTCGSCWAFSSVAAVEAINKIVTGEMITLSEQELVDCDRTQNAGCNGGLMDYAFQFIISNGGIDTEDDYPYRGVDAQCDLNRRNSKVVSIDGYEDVPKNEKALQKAVAHQPVSVAIEASGRALQLYSSGVFSGGCGTELDHGVVVVGYGTERGQDYWIVRNSWGTSWGEDGYFRLQRNVAAPNGKCGIAMIASYPTKTPGYASQ from the exons ATGCCAATGCTCATCGCGGCCCTTTTCATCTTCAGCTTGGCCGCTGCTTCAACCACGCAAGCAACAGTGCGAAGCGACGAGCAGGTGAAGGGGCTGTACGAGGAGTGGTTGGCGAGGCACGGCAAAGCGTACAACGGAATCGGAGAGAAGGACAGAAGGTTCGACGTGTTTAAGGATAACTTGAAGTTCATCGACGAACACAACACGGCGAACCGGAGCTACAAGGTGGGTTTGAACCAGTTTGCCGATCTCACTAATGACGAGTACAGGTCCATCTACCTGGCCACCAGGATCGACGCCCAACGCCGTTTCGTCAAGTCCAAGAACGCCAGCCCCCGCTACCTTTTCCGTGCCGGCGATCGGCTTCCGGAATCCGTTGACTGGAGGAAGAGAGGTGCTGTTGCTCCCATCAAGAATCAGGGGACTTGCG GGAGCTGCTGGGCTTTCTCGAGTGTTGCTGCAGTGGAAGCCATAAACAAGATTGTTACAGGGGAGATGATAACTCTGTCGGAGCAAGAGCTGGTGGACTGCGACAGGACCCAAAACGCCGGCTGCAACGGCGGCCTCATGGATTACGCCTTCCAGTTCATCATCTCCAACGGCGGCATAGACACCGAAGATGATTATCCTTACAGGGGCGTCGATGCCCAATGCGATCTCAATAGG AGGAACTCCAAGGTTGTGAGCATAGACGGGTACGAGGACGTGCCGAAGAATGAGAAGGCCCTGCAGAAGGCCGTGGCTCATCAACCCGTTAGCGTCGCCATTGAGGCCTCGGGCAGGGCCCTCCAACTCTATTCCTCGGGCGTGTTCAGCGGCGGATGTGGGACGGAGCTAGACCACGGCGTGGTGGTGGTCGGGTATGGCACGGAGAGGGGGCAGGATTATTGGATCGTGAGGAACTCATGGGGGACTAGTTGGGGGGAAGATGGCTACTTCAGGCTGCAACGCAATGTGGCTGCTCCAAATGGGAAATGTGGGATTGCTATGATTGCTTCTTATCCAACCAAGACTCCTGGCTATGCCTCTCAGTGA